A single Marinilabiliales bacterium DNA region contains:
- a CDS encoding GNAT family N-acetyltransferase, which produces MLRFKIFNSSNPISDGERTEIIDFLHTHLDQFRDTKEAIGRATAYAMSEIPGPGGFVLQGKVDDDIVGVVVINKTGMEGYIPENILVYIAVDQKFRGKGYGKELMIKAIDLAEGDVKLHVEHDNPARFLYEKLGFTNKYMEMRLSKKK; this is translated from the coding sequence ATGTTACGATTCAAAATTTTCAATTCATCCAATCCGATTAGCGACGGAGAGAGAACAGAGATTATTGATTTTCTTCATACACATCTTGACCAGTTTCGCGACACCAAAGAGGCCATTGGCAGGGCCACTGCCTACGCGATGAGCGAGATTCCCGGTCCGGGCGGTTTTGTGCTTCAGGGTAAAGTCGATGATGATATTGTAGGTGTGGTGGTGATCAACAAGACAGGTATGGAGGGATATATTCCCGAAAACATACTGGTATATATTGCAGTTGACCAGAAGTTCAGAGGGAAAGGGTATGGCAAGGAACTCATGATCAAAGCCATAGATCTTGCAGAAGGCGATGTCAAGCTTCATGTGGAGCATGATAATCCTGCAAGGTTCCTGTACGAGAAGCTTGGCTTTACCAACAAGTACATGGAAATGAGGCTGTCCAAAAAGAAGTAA
- a CDS encoding MarR family transcriptional regulator: MDNTDILIKIRKIVRSINLESKKILREHGVSIPQVLCLNFLRNSPDFRSTQKDICSFLNLNPSTVTGIINRLESRGLIARLPKKDDKRKTTIVLTSKSSDLLDSIPPLLHERLSENLRTVSPGDAQTINNALDLLIDYLDIQSIDASPVITFEDEIVTGQK, translated from the coding sequence GTGGATAATACAGATATCCTGATCAAGATAAGGAAGATAGTTCGTTCCATTAATCTGGAATCCAAAAAGATACTCAGGGAACACGGGGTGAGCATCCCCCAGGTGCTGTGTCTCAACTTCCTCAGGAATTCTCCCGATTTCAGGTCTACCCAGAAGGATATATGCAGTTTCCTCAACCTTAATCCCAGCACCGTTACCGGTATAATTAACCGGTTGGAGAGCAGGGGACTTATTGCAAGACTTCCGAAAAAGGATGATAAAAGGAAAACTACAATTGTGCTAACTTCAAAGTCCTCAGACCTCCTTGATTCGATACCCCCGCTTTTGCATGAGCGCCTGTCGGAGAATCTGAGGACTGTGTCACCCGGCGATGCGCAAACCATCAACAATGCACTTGACCTGCTGATCGACTACCTTGATATCCAGAGCATAGATGCAAGTCCGGTCATTACCTTCGAAGATGAGATAGTTACCGGACAGAAATAA
- a CDS encoding esterase-like activity of phytase family protein, producing the protein MKRLLIIAIICTAVSLKSCGSRNAGPAGTPPVRMQVFCLDNPPLIGVFNEMEIFEGGISGLAYIPGTDLEFYLVNDRGPNLVATAHPLADGENVKIFPFPGYAPKIFRARLESDRFFIIDEMPLRKPDGETVTGLPFPGSLDMNREIAWKDLEATPAGEDTWGIDAEGIAIGHDNDFWIADEYRTSIWNVDARTGITRAIWGPEPVNEYYRTIDTVFKYRRPNRGFESVAITPSGLVYAILQSPMWFPGPEVSEESRLVRMLELDPGTGRTRMFLYEHADASDNVKVRDWKVADMVAINDTEFLVIEHATRGNSQFMDVYRIDISKATPLKGEDYGGYTPEQLNDAQGAMQHGIRVVAKTHLFDMIAAGYDPELDKPEGITIIDERTIAIINDNDYDIDAPYNDAHIIKPGHQTCLYLFSLPEHLTLAGVVD; encoded by the coding sequence ATGAAAAGATTATTGATCATAGCTATAATTTGTACTGCAGTCAGTTTAAAGTCCTGCGGATCAAGGAATGCCGGCCCAGCCGGCACTCCTCCTGTCAGGATGCAGGTCTTCTGTCTTGATAACCCTCCACTGATAGGCGTTTTCAATGAGATGGAGATATTTGAGGGCGGGATCTCCGGGCTTGCATATATTCCCGGCACTGACCTGGAGTTTTATCTGGTAAACGACAGGGGCCCCAATCTGGTTGCTACAGCTCATCCATTAGCGGATGGAGAGAATGTGAAGATTTTCCCGTTTCCTGGATACGCCCCAAAAATATTCAGGGCAAGGTTGGAGAGTGACAGGTTCTTTATAATTGATGAAATGCCGCTTAGAAAACCAGACGGAGAGACCGTTACAGGGCTTCCCTTTCCGGGCAGCCTTGACATGAACCGTGAAATAGCCTGGAAGGACCTTGAAGCAACTCCTGCCGGTGAAGACACCTGGGGTATTGACGCAGAAGGTATTGCCATAGGGCATGATAATGATTTCTGGATAGCAGACGAATACAGAACTTCTATTTGGAATGTTGATGCCCGTACAGGGATCACACGTGCCATCTGGGGGCCTGAGCCTGTAAATGAATATTACAGGACAATTGATACCGTATTTAAGTACCGGAGGCCCAACCGCGGATTTGAGAGTGTTGCCATAACTCCGTCAGGACTTGTGTATGCAATACTGCAGTCGCCCATGTGGTTCCCGGGGCCTGAGGTGAGTGAAGAATCAAGACTGGTGCGGATGCTTGAACTTGATCCGGGTACTGGCCGGACCAGGATGTTTTTATATGAGCATGCCGATGCCAGCGATAATGTAAAGGTAAGGGACTGGAAAGTCGCCGATATGGTGGCAATAAATGATACAGAATTCCTGGTTATTGAGCATGCCACCCGTGGGAATTCACAGTTTATGGATGTTTACAGAATTGACATAAGCAAGGCCACTCCTTTGAAAGGTGAAGATTATGGAGGTTATACCCCGGAGCAGCTAAATGATGCACAGGGAGCAATGCAGCACGGTATCAGGGTGGTTGCTAAAACCCACCTCTTCGACATGATAGCTGCCGGTTATGACCCTGAACTTGATAAGCCGGAGGGGATTACCATCATAGATGAAAGGACCATCGCAATAATCAATGATAATGATTACGATATTGATGCACCTTATAACGACGCCCATATTATCAAGCCCGGGCACCAGACATGTCTTTATCTGTTCAGTCTTCCAGAACACCTGACTTTGGCCGGTGTTGTTGACTGA
- a CDS encoding TonB-dependent receptor, which yields MVFFKKSVLFLVCILGFSSFDVSSQGYILSGTVSERGNGDLLTGATVVVEGTNLHAIAGLDGSYRVRGVPAGNYSVRVSFISYETQTIEVVIENNLRVDFELEISSLDIAGVSIIGTRIAGTETSARATERLAPNVKNVIAQSTIELSPDITVANVAQRISGVALERSPTGDGQHTIVRGMDKRYNYTLVNGIKIPSPDNNNRYVPLDIFPADLLERLEVTKSLTPDMEADAIGGVVDMKLKDAPETPMLSLNLGSGLNSLFLERDFASFDKSSVSKKSPRMNNGDDYQSTEGDFPIESANHTVHSSMPLNHVYGLSAGRRFGSSSQLGVLAAFSHQNTVRGSESDFFHFSTDRETNLPVLDNAITADRSTRQTRSGAHAKLDYRLDQDNYISFYSSLMRLAEEETRVMVDTALQLARSGPGTGRIEKWIRTRQRISNINTNNLHGTHRITDQLSVDWSAVYSRATYEDPDMAEFMVISERRLQPDGTFRQGDWVYDNTNHRGFFRRWMGNSDRDLAAYLNILYNADLFGRTFAFKTGGMFRNKERENYFDRYRLGTSPTYQLYQGDITENTFRVAINGSPLNALNYQLSENVLAGYAMVDFRLLDKLNVMTGMRLEMTEMNWDTKAPGGVVGSTGTTEYTELLPHLHLKYELDASQNIRTSYYESISRQGYFEIIPYNFYEEDQFREAGNPDLKHAYARNLDFRYEYFPNPLDQFMVGLFAKQIENPIETAVVRREDLANRLFLTPQNFGTATNMGVEIDFIKYFNRFGIRSNYTFTNSRITSDKIVNYRDVNGSLASRIEPQTRPLQGQSAHLGNLSVLYKNQTTGTDAQIAAVYTGRRIAYISAYKDNDQWQRAITQLDFSFDQRIIPGLIAYLKVNNILNTPFELEIPASNEAAFAAEPHLQPDSHRVLSRSDLFHRTVLLGLRYSIN from the coding sequence ATGGTGTTTTTTAAAAAGTCTGTTCTTTTCCTGGTTTGTATTCTCGGATTTTCTTCATTTGATGTCAGTTCACAGGGTTATATTCTTTCCGGTACCGTTTCTGAAAGAGGAAATGGTGATCTTTTAACTGGTGCCACAGTAGTTGTTGAAGGTACCAACCTTCATGCTATCGCCGGACTTGACGGCAGTTACAGGGTAAGAGGCGTACCTGCAGGTAATTATTCAGTCCGGGTCTCCTTTATATCATATGAAACCCAGACAATCGAGGTAGTTATTGAAAACAACCTGAGAGTTGATTTCGAACTTGAGATATCAAGCCTTGATATTGCTGGTGTATCTATTATCGGGACAAGGATTGCCGGAACTGAGACAAGCGCAAGGGCCACTGAAAGATTGGCCCCGAATGTCAAGAATGTAATAGCACAGAGTACCATAGAGCTCTCACCTGATATCACAGTTGCAAATGTTGCACAGCGCATATCAGGGGTAGCCCTTGAAAGAAGCCCCACCGGTGACGGTCAGCATACTATTGTCCGCGGCATGGACAAAAGGTATAACTACACGCTGGTGAATGGTATAAAAATACCCAGCCCGGATAACAATAATCGATATGTTCCCCTTGACATATTTCCTGCCGACTTGCTGGAGCGGCTTGAAGTTACGAAATCGCTGACTCCGGATATGGAGGCCGATGCAATTGGAGGGGTGGTTGATATGAAACTCAAGGATGCACCTGAAACGCCGATGCTCAGTTTAAACCTGGGTAGCGGATTGAACAGCCTGTTTCTTGAAAGGGATTTTGCATCATTCGACAAGAGCAGTGTGAGCAAGAAATCACCCCGCATGAATAATGGAGATGATTATCAGAGCACGGAGGGAGATTTTCCCATCGAAAGCGCAAATCATACGGTTCATTCATCAATGCCATTGAACCATGTGTACGGGTTATCTGCCGGCAGGCGATTTGGCAGCAGCAGTCAACTTGGGGTTTTAGCCGCTTTTTCTCACCAGAATACAGTCAGGGGCTCAGAAAGTGATTTCTTCCATTTTTCAACCGACCGGGAAACCAATTTGCCCGTCCTTGACAATGCCATTACGGCTGACAGATCAACACGGCAAACCAGGTCAGGTGCACATGCAAAACTTGATTACCGCCTTGATCAGGACAACTACATCAGCTTCTATTCTTCACTGATGAGACTGGCCGAGGAAGAGACAAGGGTCATGGTCGATACAGCCTTGCAGCTTGCACGTTCAGGCCCCGGAACCGGCAGAATTGAAAAATGGATTAGGACGCGGCAAAGGATCAGTAATATAAATACAAACAACCTGCATGGGACCCACAGGATAACAGACCAACTGTCTGTCGACTGGTCAGCTGTTTATTCCAGGGCAACATATGAGGATCCCGACATGGCCGAGTTTATGGTCATATCTGAGAGAAGATTGCAACCTGACGGCACTTTCAGACAGGGCGACTGGGTTTACGACAATACAAACCACCGCGGTTTCTTCAGGCGCTGGATGGGTAATTCTGACCGCGATCTGGCTGCATACCTGAACATTCTTTATAATGCAGATTTGTTCGGACGAACTTTTGCCTTCAAGACCGGTGGGATGTTCAGGAATAAAGAGAGAGAGAATTATTTTGACCGATACAGGCTTGGTACCTCTCCCACATACCAGCTATACCAGGGTGATATAACCGAAAACACTTTCAGGGTGGCTATTAATGGGTCACCTTTGAATGCACTGAATTATCAGCTATCTGAAAATGTACTTGCGGGATACGCGATGGTAGATTTCAGGCTTCTCGATAAACTGAATGTTATGACCGGGATGCGCCTTGAAATGACTGAAATGAATTGGGATACAAAGGCACCGGGAGGTGTTGTCGGTTCTACTGGTACAACCGAATATACCGAATTGCTGCCACATCTGCATCTTAAGTATGAACTTGATGCGTCCCAGAATATCAGGACTTCGTACTATGAATCTATCAGCCGGCAGGGTTATTTTGAGATCATACCATACAATTTCTATGAAGAGGATCAGTTCAGGGAGGCCGGAAATCCTGATCTGAAACATGCTTACGCGAGGAATCTGGATTTCCGGTACGAGTATTTTCCAAATCCCCTTGATCAGTTTATGGTTGGTCTGTTTGCCAAGCAGATCGAAAACCCTATAGAGACTGCCGTGGTCAGACGGGAGGATCTTGCCAACCGGCTTTTTCTTACACCTCAGAATTTTGGCACCGCAACCAATATGGGAGTTGAGATCGATTTTATAAAGTACTTTAACCGTTTTGGCATAAGGAGTAACTACACCTTTACAAATTCCCGGATAACCTCTGATAAGATTGTCAATTACCGGGATGTTAACGGTAGCCTGGCAAGCCGGATTGAGCCCCAGACCAGGCCTCTTCAGGGACAGTCTGCTCATCTGGGCAACCTGTCTGTCCTGTACAAGAACCAGACGACAGGAACCGATGCCCAGATTGCGGCAGTATATACCGGCAGGAGGATCGCGTATATCTCAGCATACAAGGACAATGATCAGTGGCAACGCGCCATCACCCAGCTTGATTTCTCGTTTGATCAGCGAATTATCCCGGGTTTGATTGCCTATCTTAAGGTCAACAATATCCTTAACACTCCTTTTGAGCTGGAGATACCTGCATCAAATGAAGCTGCATTTGCAGCAGAACCACACCTGCAACCCGATTCGCACCGCGTGCTCTCAAGAAGCGACCTTTTCCACCGCACCGTGCTTTTGGGGTTAAGATACAGTATCAACTGA
- a CDS encoding AP endonuclease, which translates to MKPIISFRTQGMRYLLLLLCFPVVSCSYSGDEGQEADIFAMDNLVAWCIVPFDALERTSVERAEMLKRLGFEKMAWDWRMEHIETLPAEIETLGNYGIELTAVWFWIDHEVENGFLPHQERIFDAVRDSGAETDFWVSFRSDYFDGLEDEEKVARAARAVLKVHDRVRGYGCRVALYNHMDWFGEPENQVRIIEQTGRDSIGIVYNFHHAHHHIDDFSGMLDVMLPYLYTVNLNGMSRDGPKILDIGSGDHEAEMMEVLARSGFNGTVGILGHTEGEDIEKVLERNLRGLRMLVDNL; encoded by the coding sequence ATGAAGCCAATAATATCATTTCGGACCCAGGGTATGAGATACCTGCTTCTTTTACTGTGCTTCCCGGTGGTTTCATGCAGCTATTCCGGAGACGAAGGCCAGGAAGCCGATATATTTGCCATGGATAACCTTGTTGCATGGTGCATAGTTCCATTTGACGCACTTGAGAGAACATCCGTTGAAAGGGCTGAAATGCTTAAGCGACTGGGTTTTGAGAAGATGGCGTGGGACTGGCGGATGGAGCATATTGAAACCCTGCCGGCAGAGATAGAGACCCTTGGGAATTATGGCATTGAGCTGACGGCAGTATGGTTCTGGATTGACCATGAAGTGGAAAACGGGTTTTTACCGCACCAGGAACGCATATTCGATGCGGTAAGGGACAGTGGTGCTGAAACCGACTTCTGGGTTAGTTTCAGGAGTGATTATTTTGACGGACTGGAAGACGAAGAGAAAGTCGCGCGTGCTGCCCGGGCGGTTCTGAAGGTGCACGACCGGGTCAGGGGCTATGGCTGCAGGGTTGCGCTGTATAATCACATGGACTGGTTCGGGGAGCCTGAAAACCAGGTGCGGATAATAGAACAAACCGGAAGGGACAGTATCGGCATAGTGTACAACTTCCACCATGCCCATCACCATATTGATGATTTTTCCGGGATGCTTGATGTTATGCTGCCGTATCTTTACACGGTCAATCTTAATGGTATGAGTAGGGACGGCCCGAAGATCCTTGATATCGGAAGCGGCGACCATGAAGCAGAAATGATGGAAGTGCTGGCCCGTTCAGGTTTTAATGGCACTGTCGGCATACTTGGGCATACCGAGGGTGAGGATATTGAAAAGGTGCTTGAGCGCAACCTGAGGGGACTCCGGATGCTGGTTGACAACCTGTAG